In Salinigranum marinum, one DNA window encodes the following:
- a CDS encoding YkgJ family cysteine cluster protein, producing MSDSSLETELVHARDLDVETLADAIESIGFECTRCGACCKGYETCGDAPDGSPDESPDGSPDDGAREAHTATVFPDEVRRLVDAANESDPARAPESARERRESYDWRDVARPMPYGLTDGPDGSTGETFEWALATTGCGDCTFYRETDGRGACAVHDARPLVCRTYPFSVALGGTSQPMGEAVDEEGMVRAHECEGLGRDIAREEAEELAAALKRRAVRELEEAIGVRDNYRPTDAEGVVVHDSEGQKRPDGTPLDP from the coding sequence GTGTCCGACTCGTCGCTCGAAACCGAACTCGTCCACGCCCGCGACCTCGACGTCGAGACGCTCGCCGACGCCATCGAGTCGATCGGCTTCGAGTGCACCCGGTGTGGTGCCTGCTGTAAGGGGTACGAGACGTGCGGTGACGCTCCGGACGGATCACCGGACGAGTCTCCGGACGGATCACCCGACGACGGTGCGCGCGAAGCACACACCGCGACGGTGTTCCCCGACGAGGTGCGCCGGCTGGTCGACGCGGCGAACGAGTCCGACCCCGCCCGAGCGCCCGAGAGCGCCCGAGAGCGACGTGAGTCGTACGACTGGCGCGACGTCGCCCGCCCGATGCCGTACGGACTGACCGACGGCCCGGACGGCTCCACGGGGGAGACGTTCGAGTGGGCGCTGGCGACCACGGGCTGTGGCGACTGCACGTTCTACCGCGAGACCGACGGTCGGGGAGCGTGTGCGGTCCACGACGCGCGGCCGCTCGTCTGCCGGACCTACCCGTTCAGCGTCGCGCTCGGCGGGACGAGCCAGCCGATGGGTGAGGCGGTCGACGAGGAGGGGATGGTCCGCGCCCACGAGTGCGAGGGCCTCGGCCGGGACATCGCACGCGAGGAGGCCGAGGAACTGGCCGCGGCCCTCAAACGACGGGCGGTCCGCGAACTGGAGGAGGCGATCGGCGTGCGGGACAACTACCGACCGACGGACGCGGAGGGCGTCGTGGTCCACGACTCCGAGGGACAGAAGCGGCCCGACGGGACGCCGCTCGATCCGTGA
- a CDS encoding MBL fold metallo-hydrolase, with protein sequence MHHVAVPVTRAVPTGTTNAYLVGAERALLVDPPARHPALDAVVDAADVAHLAVTHTHPDHVGGVAGYAAETDATVWARRGSADEFAAATGVDPDRTLAEGTSLDTDAGPVTVLDTPGHARDHVAFELPVDGQNVALCGDLAVAEGSVVVGAPEGDMRAYLTGLRRLRARAPDRLCPGHGPAIDDPRAALDRLIAHRLAREARVRRAVEAGARTLDEVVDAAYEKDISGVRDLARATVRAHLEKLAVEGAVAWDAAADRAATTSNDGV encoded by the coding sequence GTGCACCACGTCGCCGTCCCCGTCACGCGCGCCGTCCCGACCGGGACGACGAACGCCTACCTCGTCGGAGCCGAGCGTGCCCTTCTCGTCGACCCGCCCGCTCGACACCCGGCACTCGACGCGGTCGTCGACGCCGCCGACGTCGCACATCTCGCGGTGACACACACCCACCCGGACCACGTCGGTGGCGTCGCGGGCTACGCCGCCGAGACGGACGCGACCGTCTGGGCACGCCGCGGGTCCGCCGACGAGTTCGCGGCCGCCACGGGCGTCGACCCCGACCGCACGCTCGCCGAAGGCACCTCGCTGGACACGGACGCCGGCCCCGTCACCGTTCTCGACACGCCCGGCCACGCGCGAGACCACGTCGCGTTCGAACTCCCCGTCGACGGCCAGAACGTCGCCCTCTGCGGCGACCTCGCCGTCGCCGAGGGGAGCGTCGTCGTCGGCGCGCCGGAGGGCGACATGCGGGCGTATCTGACCGGCCTGCGTCGACTCCGCGCACGCGCCCCCGACCGGCTCTGTCCTGGCCACGGCCCGGCGATCGACGACCCGCGAGCGGCGCTCGACCGGCTCATCGCCCACCGACTGGCCCGCGAAGCGCGCGTCAGACGGGCGGTCGAAGCCGGGGCGCGGACGCTCGACGAGGTGGTCGACGCCGCCTACGAGAAGGACATCTCGGGCGTGCGCGACCTCGCACGCGCGACCGTCCGCGCTCACTTGGAGAAACTCGCCGTCGAGGGCGCTGTCGCGTGGGATGCGGCGGCGGACCGGGCCGCGACGACGTCGAACGACGGCGTTTAG
- a CDS encoding helix-turn-helix domain-containing protein: protein MSTSTAETEAGELLSETEFRERLRELPPSAKLVAKVLQTDAPLSQGQLAEESLLPDRTVRYALNRLEESDLVSSRYSFKDARKQVYYLNT, encoded by the coding sequence ATGAGCACCAGTACCGCAGAGACCGAAGCGGGAGAGCTGTTGTCGGAGACCGAGTTCCGCGAGCGGCTCCGCGAACTCCCCCCGAGCGCCAAACTCGTCGCGAAAGTACTCCAGACCGACGCCCCGCTCTCGCAGGGGCAACTCGCCGAGGAGTCGCTCCTCCCCGACCGGACAGTCCGGTACGCGCTCAACCGCCTCGAAGAGTCCGACCTGGTCTCGTCCCGCTACAGCTTCAAGGACGCCCGCAAGCAGGTGTACTACCTCAACACCTGA